From the genome of Halobacteriovorax marinus SJ:
TAGAATTCCTAAAATTCTACCATCATATGGAATCGTCTTTTCATATTGGTCCAGCCAATTCTTAACAGTTTGACCAATAACAACAGGGTCATTATTAGAGAGTTTAAGTTTTTCTTTGAAGTATATATCTTTACCATTATCACTAATTACCGAAGCTTGGACTTCAACACCCTTTCCTTCACTAATTATTTCTACACGAATGATACTTCCGGCTTTAGTTTTCTCTGAAATGACTCTTAATACATCTGGATTATGTAAATGCTCATTTAGGTTTCTTTTATAGTTACCTAGAATATTTATAATCTCAGAATTCGAACGATAGTAGCACCATTCAGAGGTCTTAAGGTATCTCTCAACCTCTTCATACACTTTAAAGCCAAGAGCACCACCAATGGAATCTTTCACTGGAAGTAGCATACAGCGTCTCATAGATTGAGAAGCATAAGAATTAAAGTTAAAGAAGATAAATAAAGTCAGTAGTAATAGTTTCTTCATAGCTCTGCCGGTAATTCAGGAAGGAAATCCTGTTGTTTATTATTCTCATAAAGATCAACTAGCATCTTTAACTCGTCATTCTCTAGTTGTAATGTCTTAAGCTTCATTTCAAGCTCTTGAACTCTAAGCTTTGCCTTCAGAAGTTCACCATCTTCATTCTTTTCTTGGTTCTTACTATAATTTTCCTGACTCATAAAAATGAGAAACTTTCCATTCTCTTTTCTATGCTTCACACGGTTAGACTTAATATATCTTCTGACTGTTGAGACTGATATATCTCGAACTTGGGAATATTCAGAAATGGATAGCCATAATCCTTCAATTTGCATAATCACTCCATGATTTATGTAGTCTTTTTATTCTATTCAATTTGTTCTGAATAATCAAAGGTATCAAAATACCCGATTAAAAGAGTTCTCTTTTTTTTAATTCAATACGAGACTATAATCTATCCATGCAAAGAGTAGATATATCAAATTTCAAAAATAAAAAGACTGCACTTGTAATGTCAGGTGGTGTTGTCAAGGCCGCAGCTTGGCATCTGGGAGTAGCACTAGCTCTCGAAGAGCTTGGATTTACGCTCAAAAATAACGAGTCATCTCCCAGTGATTTAGAAATTTCTACTTATGTAGGTTCTAGTGCAGGCTCCCTCATCGGTCTCTACTTCGCTCAAGGCTTCAGGCCAATGGATATTATCGAGGCCACAATTAATAAGGATAATAGTAAAATTAGGGCCATAAACTATAAGGATATGCTCAGTCTTAAAAAGCCGCAGGGAAATCCTACCAGCTACTATGACCCTTTAGAGGGCTTTCCTAAAATACTAAAGCGTATTCTAAAGCCCGTGCTCTCTCTTCCTGGTATTTTTAGTACGCAGGGCCTACACGATTATCTTATTGAGAATGTCATTAAAGAGAAAACCTTTGAAGAACTTGAAGCTGACCTCTTTGTCGTGGCCACTCAACTTGATCATTCAAGAAAGGTGATCTTTAGTAAGTATAATTATCCAAATCCAAGTCATGATAATACGGCTAACTACTATACTGGTATCCCACTTGCAGAAAGTGTCACTGCTTCAATGAGTGTTCCACCATTCTATAGTCCATACCCAATAAAGAATCCTCACACAGGACAAACAGATTATTATATCGATGGTGAGATTAGAGAAACTCTATCCACCCACGTTGCCTTTGATCACGATTGCGAATTTATTATCTCTTCATGGACCCATACGCCCTATCACTTTCATGATGAGATAGGGTCACTAGTTAATTACGGTCTACCAGCGATTTGTACTCAAGCAATTTATTTAATGATCCAAAAGAAGATCGTTGCCAATAGAGCAAGACGTGAGCTCTCGGCAGATATCATCAATACAGTAAATGATTATCTCAAGACTAATAAGTTTGAAGAGAAGCATCGCAATCAACTCACAAGTATTCTAGAAAAGAAATTATCATATAAACCTAATGTACACATGATTGATATTTTTCCAAGACATGAAGACTATCAATTATTCTTTAGAAATTCATTCTCTTTAAACTCTGATAAAACATCAGAGATGGTTTCGGCAGGATATAAGCGTACAATCAATATTTTCAAACGGCACGAATGGGAAAGTTAATACTCGTATTTTTATTTATTACAAATTCTTTTGCTCTGATACCAGAGAACTTCTTTCAAGACGACCTAACAATCATAGAGAGTATTGTTTTAAAGAAGAAAGTTGAATACTTCGATTTGGGACCACTCTATAAGGGTGATCAATTTCATTATTACGCCAGAGATCCTGAAAATAGAATCTCAAATGAGTTTCCAATTCCAAAGTACTTCTACAATAAGGTTCATTTCTGGTTCAATATTTATACTCTTTATGATTCAAACTATGCCGTACTCCATGACAAAGTGAATATGAGTATTATTTATGATGTTCTAGATTATACATCACTCGCAAATTCTGGACTTAATCGTCATACTAAATTTGCCCTCCAATCAAAGCTCACATTAAATAAGGTTAAAGAGTTAAAGAAAGTATTCAAAAATCTTGGGGCCAATAAGAATCTAGGACTACAAGAGCAGAATATTCTCAAGGCCCTTAAAAGCTCTAGAGTTCAAATACCTAAAGGAAAAAATAAGAGAAAACAGTTCTTTAAAAAGCTCGCAAATAACCTTCGTGCTCAAACAGGTCAAAAGGATAATATTCAACGAGGGCTCTCAAATATTCAGCCCTTTGAGAAGTCCATGGATAAGTACTTTAATAAGTTCAAGCTTCCCAAAGAGTTGAAGGCCATTCCATTTCTTGAATCTTCATTTAATACTAAGGCAAGATCTAAAGTAGATGCCGTCGGTACGTGGCAATTTATGAAGTATATTGGCAGTCACTATATGCCAATTAATCGCTATGTTGATGGAAGAATGAACCCTCTTCTCTCAACAATCAGTGCCCTACACCTACTCAAGCAAAATAAACAAATCTTAAAGTCCTGGGACCTTGCTGTAACTGCTTATAACTCTGGTCCTAAGCATTATATAAGGGCGAAGAGAAAGCTAAAAAAGAAGAATGCTGACTTAGAATATATCCTTAAAAACTATAAGCATCCCCATATTGGTTTTGCATCAAAGAACTTCTATACCGAGTTCTTGGCCCTTGTTTACTCTCTCGCTTATAGAGAGAACTTCTTTGATAAACCTTCCGGCGATCCTCATGATAGAGTCAAAATCTTCGTAACTAAATGTACACAATCACCTGACTGGTACTTTAGGAACGTTAAGAAAATTGATCCCGAAACCAGACTAATCAATCTTCACTTCAAGAGAAGGAAGCTTAAATCAAGGCTTAGAAAAGGTCAGATTATTTTTGCAGATGTAGACTTAAATCCAAAGAAATATTACGAGCTTCCAGATAAGTATATAACTAAGAAGTACCCTAAGAATTGGTCAAAGTTAGTTAGTAGAATGAAATGTGGTAAATAACTTTATAGCTGCTCTACAATTATTGTATTGGAAGAGCAGAAAGTTTGAATATAGTCTTTAGATTGATCTGAGTATTCAACTTCTAAGTTAATTGTTCCAGTAGTATCACCAATCATAAACACTTTCTTAGCAAAATCACTGGCCTCAGTATTAAACATTCCGTCTTTATCTAGATAGAGAGTTTCAATCCCGATTGGTCCTTTATAACTCTCACTTGCAACTCTCATATCAACAATATTCTTATCAAAGTTAACCTGAATTAAGCATCTATCCTGTAGGTCACCTATTTTGAAAGTATCCAGTACATAATTTAAGTATTCACGACTTGGAACATGTATTGATTTATTATCTTGGTAACCAGCATAGATACTCTCACCCAAGTGCTTTAACTCTAGATATTTTCTCATACCTAAAGGAAGAATCGGTCTCTCTACTTCATATAAGTTGAGCCCAATGGCCTTTGAACCAATTCCTGTATTAAAGTATCGAATATCATCACTATCAATATTTAGCTCTAGATCATTCTTTCCAAGTAACTTTGTTTCATATAATTCAATATTTTCTTTCTTAGATTGAATATATGTATTTGACTCATAGAAGACATGATCTTCAACAAGATGAACTATCTTCTCACCAATTTCATTATTTAAAGTTAGGTATTGAATTAAAGTATTACCAGGCTCAACTCCAACATAGAGAATGAATCTATAATCATCACCTTCTTCTACTTTTTTAAATCTATCGTTAAGTAAAATTCTTTCAACATATTTATGATCAATATCAACGCTATCAGTAGACTCATCAAGCTCAATAAGAAGCATAGCTCCTCTAATTCCATCAAATCTTTTAAATACGTCACTTCTTTCTAGTAATGGAATATTAACTAAGAAGTCACCATACTCTAATGGTAGCTCAACAATAGTTGGGAACGTTTCACTACTTAAGATTGTTCCTCTTATTGTAGAGATTCTTTCATTAATTTGTTCTTCAATTTCAATTGCCCCTATAGAACCACTAACGATTGGTGATCCTAAGCTTACATCGCTTACAAATTGAAATGGTACTGCGTTTTTCTCAAGACCTGAGTCTATAATTCCTAGTGATGTTTTCACTGTTAATTTCGCATTGTAACTTTGAGAGTTTTTCTTTCCACTGCTCAATGATGATTTAATCATTTGTGAGTAGTCAGGTAGAGCTGCTGGTTTTTGAGTAGTCACAGCTTTGTGAGTATTCATTGCTAAATTTACTTGCTTACCCTTAGGTAATAAGTTCATTGCTTCATCTATAGATAGAACTTCTTCTTTAAGTGGATTATTTGCTACTGTCTCTGTAACTATCTTTTTCTTAGCTACTTGTTTTACAACTTCTTTTTTAGTTTCTTTCTTGTTAACTTTTTCTTGTGCAATTTCTTTTTTAGATGAGTAGTCAAAAAAGAGTGGTTCATCATCTGTTGAATCTTTTTTCTCTTTTCTTTCTTTGGCCACATCTTCTACATTTAGATTATTCACTAGTTCATTTATCATGGCCTCTTCAGCTTCATTTAATTTTTCTGTAGCTGACATACTCAACTTAATTTCATCTTCTTTATTTTGGATATTCTTTTTTTCTTCCTTGATTACTGGTGCAACATTTTCAATAGTCTCAACTAAAGGCTTATCTACTTGAGCTAATTGAACTTTTTCAGATGTGTTTACCGGTAGTGCAAAATTATTCAATAGACTTGCAACGACAAATGTTTTTATCACTGGTACCTCAAAAGCTTTTATACTTATTAACTCACTATTATCAATTTCGTATCTAGAGAGGTTCTCTTCTCTCTTTCTTGCATGCTTAACAACTCTCTTGATCTTTTTAACTTTCTTAAATCTATTAAGAGCAATCATATGATTTGTATTTAGAGTCTTCTCTAAATTAGAAGTCTTAGCTTCTTTACTAACATCTGTTGATCTTTCTAAATGAATGCTTGATAGGCCCTTAGAAGCCTTTATTAGGCTGGTGATATCAACAACTGTCTTATCTGCTATAAAGTGCTTATACGTGTGCTTAGCGGCCTCGAATGTGCCTACAGTGAGAAGTGCGAATAGAGTTGTTATAAATACGTATTTTTTCATTACTAGTATTTATATTTTCAACTCTTAGCACTTAATTTTAAAGTAATAAAAGTTTGCCTAGTGATTTTGTGATTACCCAAAAAAAAAGCCGCTTAAAAAGCGGCCCTTGGATATTCAATTTTGACTATTCACTAAAGATTTCTACTTCTGACAAAGTCGTGTAGTTGAATTCTAAGCTTTGCTCTCTCTTCTTTTCTTCTGTATTTTTCAATTTCATCATCAGAGAGACCTTGAGATTCTTGTAGCCTTTGCTTGGCATTTAAAAGAGCAGCTTCAGCTCTCTCTTTATCAATCTCAACAGCTTCTTCAGCAACATTTGCAAGAATAGTAACTTTTTGATCAAGTATTTTACAAATTCCTGTAGTGATCCCAAAAAATCTATCTGGATCATCAGCACCACCAAAAATAGATAACATTCCTGTATCTAACTTAGTCACAACGTGAGTATGGTCCTTTAAAACATTAATTTGACCTCTTTCAGTTGGAACTAAAAGTGCTTCAGCAGGAACATCCTTTGCAATAATTGCATATGGAGTCAAAACATCTACTGTAAAATTATTCATACAAATCCCAAATATATCTGGGGATAAAAACTATCCCCAGTTATTAATTAATTACCTTTTGCTATTTCTGCAGCTTTCTCTTTAACCATATCAAGGTTACCCATTAGGTAGAACGCTTGCTCAGGAATATCATCACATTCTCCACCAAGAATTGACTTGAAACCTGCAATTGTATCTTCGATAGATACGAACTTACCTGGGTTACCAGTGAACTGCTCAGCAACGAAGAATGGCTGAGAAAGGAATTTTTGAACCTTTCTAGCTCTTGCAACAACAAGCTTATCTTCTTCAGAAAGTTCATCCATACCAAGGATAGCAATGATATCTTGAAGTTCCTTATATCTTTGAAGAATTTCCTGAACCGCTCTAGCTGTATTGTAGTGCTCGTCTCCAAGTACTTCAGCAGATAGAATTGTTGAAGAAGAAGTTAGTGGATCAACCGCTGGGTAAATACCAATCTCAGCAATCGCTCTTGATAGTTCTGTTGTAGCATCAAGGTGAGCAAATGTTGTAGCTGGCGCAGGGTCAGTATAATCATCGGCAGGAACGTAAACGGCCTGGATTGATGTAATTGATCCATCTTTTGTTGATGTAATTCTTTCTTGCATAGCACCCATTTCAGTAGAAAGAGTTGGTTGGTAACCAACGGCTGAAGGGATACGACCAAGAAGGGCAGAAACTTCTGAACCTGCTTGAGTAAAACGGAAGATATTATCAACGAAGAAAAGAACGTCTTGCTTTTCAACATCACGGAAATATTCTGCAACAGTTAGACCTGTAAGTGCAACTCTTGCTCTTGCCCCTGGTGGCTCGTTCATCTGTCCATATACCAGTGCAGTCTTATCGATAACTCCAGACTCACTCATTTCGTCATAAAGGTCACGACCTTCACGAGTTCTTTCACCAACACCTGCGAATACTGAGAAACCACCGTGTTGAGTTGCAATGTTGTTAATTAGCTCCATAATTAGAACTGTCTTACCAACACCAGCACCACCGAATAGACCAATCTTTCCACCTTTAAGGTATGGAGCAAGAAGGTCAATAACTTTAATCCCTGTGAAGAATGGCTCTTTTGTTGTCGACTGATCTTCAAACGTTGGAGCATCTCTGTGGATATCACTTGATTCTTTATTTCCAATTGATCCTCTTTCATCAATCGGCTGACCAGTTACATTGATAATACGTCCTAGAACTTCTTTACCAACTGGTGCTTGAATTGCTTTACCTGTATCAACAACTTCTAAACCTCTTGCAAGACCTTCAGTTGCATCCATAGCAATACATCTTACTACGTTGTCACCTAAGTGCTGAGCTACCTCAACTACTAGATTGTTCTTCTCTTCAGAAATAACTTTGTTTGTTAATGTTAGGGCATTGTAGATCGATGGAAGTTTTCCACTTGGAAATTCAACGTCAACAACTGGACCCATAACCTGCTTAATGTACCCAATATTAGTCTCAGACATTACTAGCTCCTTAGCCATTTAATGACTCAGCACCTGATACAACTTCGATTAACTCTGTCGTAATGGCCGCTTGTCTTAATTTATTCATTTTAATTGTTAATTTATTAATTGCATCTTTACAGTTAGAAGAAGCAGAATCCATAGCACTCATTCTTGAACCATGTTCTGCTGCTAACGCATCTAATAGAGATGTGTAAACAGAACTGATATAAGTTTGAGGAATTAATGAATCAAGTATTTCCTTTGGTGTTGGCTCATACTTGAAATCAAATGGAAACTTTTCCTTTAACTCTTCTTTTTCTTCTTCAGCTAATACCATTGGTAAAACTTGCTTTACACATGGAGTGAATGCAATTGCTGATTCAAAAATATTGTAAGCAACATATACTCTACCGATCTCACCAGATTTGAACTTAGCTGCAAGCTCTTCTGCTACATCAACCATTTCGTTATATGTTGGCTCTATTTTTTCAAAAGAAAACTCTTTCGCTACAATTACTTCAGTCTTAACTAAGTCCTTTACTTTCTTACCAATGAAATAACACTCAATCTCTTCACCTGTTTGAGCGATGAAGTTTCTAACTTTCTTAGAAAGTTGAGAGTTATAACCGGCACATAGACCCTTGTTACTTGAAATAATTAAAAGAGCAGACTTTTTATTCTCACTCTCTTCTAGATACTCGTGGCTGTAATCTTGAACAAGAGCAGAAACAGTCTTAATCGTATCCTCTAATTCCTTAGCGTAAGGACGAGAGTTTTGAATAGCTTGTTGTGCTTTATTCAACTTCGCAGCAGAAACGAGCTTCATAGCAGAAGTGATTTTAAACGTACCTTTAGTACTTTTAATTTTCTTTTTAAGCTCTTTAATATTTGCCATTATGGCTCCTCATAAAGAGGAAGAAGTTTTACCTTCTTCCAAATTAGTATTTAAGTCCTGCTACATAATCTTTAATGATAGAGATTAACTTCTCTTCATCTTGAACTGCTTTCTTCTCATTAATTTCTTTAACCATGTCAGCATGCTTAGAGTTCATTAATTCGATTAGACCTTTCTCACACTCTTGAATTTTATCAACAGGTACTGAGTCAAGTAGACCTTTTGTTGCTGCGAAAATACCAATAACTTGATCAACAACTTCCATAGGAACATATTGTCCTTGCTTTAGAAGCTCAACAAGTCTCTCACCTTTTGAAAGCTGAGCTTGAGTAGCTGCATCTAGGTCAGAACCAAATGCCGCGAAAGCAGCAAGCTCTCTAAATGAAGCAAGATCAAGTCTAAGAGTACCAGCAACTTTCTTCATTGCTTTAATTTGCGCTGAACCACCTACCCTAGAAACAGAAAGACCAACGTTAACTGCAGGACGTACACCTGAGTTAAATAAGTCAGACTCTAGGAAGATCTGTCCATCTGTAATTGAAATAACGTTTGTAGGAATATATGCAGAAACGTCACCTTCCT
Proteins encoded in this window:
- a CDS encoding MerR family transcriptional regulator is translated as MQIEGLWLSISEYSQVRDISVSTVRRYIKSNRVKHRKENGKFLIFMSQENYSKNQEKNEDGELLKAKLRVQELEMKLKTLQLENDELKMLVDLYENNKQQDFLPELPAEL
- a CDS encoding patatin-like phospholipase family protein, encoding MQRVDISNFKNKKTALVMSGGVVKAAAWHLGVALALEELGFTLKNNESSPSDLEISTYVGSSAGSLIGLYFAQGFRPMDIIEATINKDNSKIRAINYKDMLSLKKPQGNPTSYYDPLEGFPKILKRILKPVLSLPGIFSTQGLHDYLIENVIKEKTFEELEADLFVVATQLDHSRKVIFSKYNYPNPSHDNTANYYTGIPLAESVTASMSVPPFYSPYPIKNPHTGQTDYYIDGEIRETLSTHVAFDHDCEFIISSWTHTPYHFHDEIGSLVNYGLPAICTQAIYLMIQKKIVANRARRELSADIINTVNDYLKTNKFEEKHRNQLTSILEKKLSYKPNVHMIDIFPRHEDYQLFFRNSFSLNSDKTSEMVSAGYKRTINIFKRHEWES
- a CDS encoding lytic transglycosylase domain-containing protein, with translation MGKLILVFLFITNSFALIPENFFQDDLTIIESIVLKKKVEYFDLGPLYKGDQFHYYARDPENRISNEFPIPKYFYNKVHFWFNIYTLYDSNYAVLHDKVNMSIIYDVLDYTSLANSGLNRHTKFALQSKLTLNKVKELKKVFKNLGANKNLGLQEQNILKALKSSRVQIPKGKNKRKQFFKKLANNLRAQTGQKDNIQRGLSNIQPFEKSMDKYFNKFKLPKELKAIPFLESSFNTKARSKVDAVGTWQFMKYIGSHYMPINRYVDGRMNPLLSTISALHLLKQNKQILKSWDLAVTAYNSGPKHYIRAKRKLKKKNADLEYILKNYKHPHIGFASKNFYTEFLALVYSLAYRENFFDKPSGDPHDRVKIFVTKCTQSPDWYFRNVKKIDPETRLINLHFKRRKLKSRLRKGQIIFADVDLNPKKYYELPDKYITKKYPKNWSKLVSRMKCGK
- the atpC gene encoding ATP synthase F1 subunit epsilon, with protein sequence MNNFTVDVLTPYAIIAKDVPAEALLVPTERGQINVLKDHTHVVTKLDTGMLSIFGGADDPDRFFGITTGICKILDQKVTILANVAEEAVEIDKERAEAALLNAKQRLQESQGLSDDEIEKYRRKEERAKLRIQLHDFVRSRNL
- the atpD gene encoding F0F1 ATP synthase subunit beta, giving the protein MSETNIGYIKQVMGPVVDVEFPSGKLPSIYNALTLTNKVISEEKNNLVVEVAQHLGDNVVRCIAMDATEGLARGLEVVDTGKAIQAPVGKEVLGRIINVTGQPIDERGSIGNKESSDIHRDAPTFEDQSTTKEPFFTGIKVIDLLAPYLKGGKIGLFGGAGVGKTVLIMELINNIATQHGGFSVFAGVGERTREGRDLYDEMSESGVIDKTALVYGQMNEPPGARARVALTGLTVAEYFRDVEKQDVLFFVDNIFRFTQAGSEVSALLGRIPSAVGYQPTLSTEMGAMQERITSTKDGSITSIQAVYVPADDYTDPAPATTFAHLDATTELSRAIAEIGIYPAVDPLTSSSTILSAEVLGDEHYNTARAVQEILQRYKELQDIIAILGMDELSEEDKLVVARARKVQKFLSQPFFVAEQFTGNPGKFVSIEDTIAGFKSILGGECDDIPEQAFYLMGNLDMVKEKAAEIAKGN
- the atpG gene encoding ATP synthase F1 subunit gamma, translated to MANIKELKKKIKSTKGTFKITSAMKLVSAAKLNKAQQAIQNSRPYAKELEDTIKTVSALVQDYSHEYLEESENKKSALLIISSNKGLCAGYNSQLSKKVRNFIAQTGEEIECYFIGKKVKDLVKTEVIVAKEFSFEKIEPTYNEMVDVAEELAAKFKSGEIGRVYVAYNIFESAIAFTPCVKQVLPMVLAEEEKEELKEKFPFDFKYEPTPKEILDSLIPQTYISSVYTSLLDALAAEHGSRMSAMDSASSNCKDAINKLTIKMNKLRQAAITTELIEVVSGAESLNG